The following is a genomic window from Leishmania donovani BPK282A1 complete genome, chromosome 33.
CTATACGACCGCGATCACTACAAGGTGGCGCTGGGTCAGGTGGGCGCGGTTCGCCACATGGTGGACAACATTGGTCGCGATTACGTGCGTCTGCTCAAGTACGGCGACTCTCTCTACCGCTGCAagcagctgaagcgcgcTGCCCTCGGCCgcatggcgacggcgtgcaAGAAGCTCAATAGCGCGCTCGCCTACTTGGAGAAGGTGCGTCAGCACATGTCtcgcctcccctccatcGACCcgaacgcgcgcacgctgctcgTGACGGGCTTCCCGAACGTGGGCAAGTCCAGCTTTATGAACAAGGTCACGCGCGCTGATGTGGAGGTGCAGCCGTATGCCTTCACCACCAAGTCGCTCTTTGTCGGTCACACGGACTACAAGTACACTACGTGGCAGGTGATTGACACCCCTGGCATCCTAGACCACTCTCTGGAGGAGCGCAACGTCATCGAGATGCAGGCGATCACCGCACTGGCTCACCTCCGTGCCTGCATCCTCTTCTTCATGGACCTGAGCGGCCAGTGCGGCTACTCCGTTGAGCAGCAGGTCTCTCTCTTTAAATCTGTTGGCCCTCTGTTCACTGGGAAGCCGgttgtcgtcgtcttcaACAAGTGCGACGTGTGCACCATCGACGATGTCTCGCCGGCGGAACAGGAGCTTATCATGGACGCCATTCAGGAGGCGGACGCAAAGTGGATTACGACTAGCACACTCACggacgtcggcgtcggcgacctCAAGACCGTCGCCTGCGACATGCTTCTCGCCCACCGCTCGGAGCAGAAAGAGGGCTCTGGCCGCTACCAGGCGATTCAGAACCGCCTCTACTGTGCCACTCCAAAGCAGCGCGATGAGCTGGAGCGCCCCGCCTTTGTGccggcgtcggtgctgcaggagcgcgccACGGGCGagccgccgaggcagcgccgcaagACAGAGCGCGACTACGAGTGGGAGAATGGCGGTCCGGGCCAGTATCAGAGGAACGAGCGCAAGACATGGGATCTGGAGAACCCGGAGTGGGTCGACGATATCATTCCCGACATCATGGATGGCCACAACATCTACGACAATATTGACCCTGACATCCACCAGCGCCTGCTAGAGCtagaggcggaggaggaggcgcggctgGAAGATCTTGAGCTGGAGGCGTCCCGCAAGCACGAGCAGTACACACTGGACAGCGATACCCTTGAGGCGGTGAAGTTCATTAAGGACAAGATAAAGGTGCTGAAGATGGAGCGCGCCATGAAGAATCCTGCCATCCGGCGTACGCACAGCCAGGCGATGGCCATCGACAAGTTCAACAAACGCACCGGCAGTCAGGACGCCAGGGCGAAGTCCATcgcggacggcagcggcgaggtgcCTACTCGCAAGCGTGGCCGTTCCATGTCTGTCGCGCAGGAGGCACTGATCCGCGACCGCTCCAGCTCTGCCCACGTTAGCACCAAGACGACTCGTAGCATTAGCGGCACATGTGCTAGTCGTGAACGCAGCATGAGCGTCaaccgcggcgacggctaCCGTGATGTGAacgagaagctgcgcgccgtgAAGCTGAGCAAAGTAAAGGCGCGTCCGCTGGCCCGCCAGGCACGGAAGGGCGAGGGAGACCACCACATTCCGAACCTCCGCCCTATGCATTTGTTCACGGGTAAGGTGAAGAGCAACGGCGCTCGCGACCGGCGTTAAGCGTGCGGGGTGCGACTGCTGAGGTGAGATAGATGGCAAcacagggagggggaggtgacGAGGAGGTGACGTGATTATCTCTGCAGCGAGCATCATGGATGGCCACACCATTAGTGCCGTGAtgcttctcctttcctcgcACTGGCTGTACCTCATTCACCGTTCTACTTAGTCTTTATTGCACCGCTGTCCCACGCTTCCCCCTCGCTTACCGGTGCTAGCCTGACGAGCGGCCCTCATCGACTTCGTTCCCTTtcgcctccttttttttcggttgTGCTTCTTTCGTTTCTTATCTGCTGTTTGTACTGTtgccctttctcttcttccctcctcaCCGCTTCCCTGTGCCCCCATTCTCTGGCGCACAACTCGTTCTCTCTATTGCTCTCTCGTGGATTTCGCTGCTGACATGTACGCGCCACGCTCATTTCGATTCTCTTTGGCACCTGCTTGCCGCTTGAGAAgcgaggaaggaaggagagcggACGAAGGGGGGGACGGGAAGGGAACGCAACATTGTGGGGATTTGGGGAGGtgaaagaaggggagggggacgatACTCCACTTCGTTGAGGGAGACGCGCATTTGTACATGTACGTGTGGCACTTGCgttttctctccttttttttatgcttgtgtgtgtgcgtgtgtgtggtggtggtggtggggatgTTGTTGTCCCTTCCCCTGTGCTTTCGTGGTGAAAGCGCTGTTGGCTCGCACCGATGAAAGGCGACGGCCtcgccgtcagcggcgcattaaaggcgaagaaggggCTGATTTCTCTCTGCCCCACTCGAATAACACCGACGTAACTTTTTTTTTATACTTTGCCTTCCGTTTTCTTCGTGTTTCCGCGCGTATGTGTTAGCGCAATGTATGCGCTCCCATTGCTTCATGCGTTCACGGCAAGGCAGAAGGGAGCCGAATAATGGCATCAACAGCTCAGTACTAGCAGGCACATACGCACTCACGCACCCACAGGTGGAAGCGGGGACGATGCGGAAGCATGAGGCTCGGAAGCcgccttttcttcttgtttctttctttttgtttgttcaTTTTAAGTCATGTAATGCACACTCTCGAGGCGATTTTCTGTGCGTAACCGTGGGCGTACGAACAACGCAAGGAAAGCTGTGTAAGCACTTTaaatgcaaaaaaaaaaacaataaTGCAGCAACGGGACATGGAGaggagcacgcacacacgcggccGGGCCGACAGCTGTTTCCCTACTAGCGTACATGCTCAGGACCTAAAATGTGTGCTGGTTGGCTGGACAGGTGTGCGTACGGCAACGCCGGCtcctcaccctctctccctcccaaGTAAAACACTTCCCCTTGCAGCTTTGCTGATGCTGGTAGAGAGGCACCTCTTGTCTGGGTAGATGAACGAAGCGAGGCCGGTGGGCGCTGAGGGCAGGCATGGGGGCGTTTCACCGCCCTTTatcattttttttctcgttctGTCTAAACTCAACTTTGGTCGCGCAGGCGTCGGCCAGCTTACCGATgtcaccctcccccctctacCTATcgctccccttctcctccgacGCCCTTCTCCGTTTCTACACTCGCTGTTTTCCGTACGCGCTCAGGCGAATCAGCGGTTGTCACGTGCTTCTGTCTACTGCCTCCGCGATACGGTGAAGGAGAGCACGAAGCACAAAGAGGAAGGCACACGCTTCAGAGAAAACGAATCAACGCCAGGCGAACGCAGCATCGCATTAGGAGTCTTGCCCGTCGCTTGTTGTCACTGATTCGTGTTTATTATTTCACACTCCGCATGCATTCTGGTGCTGCCTCAGCGAAGGTGATTGCATGCGAGAAGCCTTTGTGTGAGAGCTAACGCTTCCTTTTTCTGCTGTTTTTTATGGTGTGctccactgccaccgcctccacatCACTATACTGTCCCCTCATGCTCACCACAGAATCATGTCGGAGGATCTCGATAGTTGGGATGCCTACCGCCTCTTCTGCATatctgcagccgccgccgacggcgacgagggcgagcTGCAGGATCGCCTCGGGATCGTGGAAGAATATCTGACCGAGTACGAGGGGCTGTGCCGCGTGTTTCacaaggcgcagcgcaccacgcacgcgcaggaaATCCGCCGGCTACTCGCAGAcgaagcagaggagagaagatTTTTGAAAGAAGACGCCGACTCGCTGCCGTGGAAGCTCTTTATCGATATGTCCTTTGCATGTGCGCAGGAGCTGGTGGTAGAGCACGAGACGAAGATGCGCCACGGTATTGTGGTCGCGTACACCGCGTCCTTCACGGAACTGCTCTTCCCTTATGAGACGCTGCAGCGAATGCGGCTCACATGGGAAGCACTCGACTCACTGGCACTGAAGGCGTGCATTGTTGGCCGATACGGTGTCCGCGAAGGCCAGCTGGCCCGTACCAGCATCCCGGGGTATACAGCTGACTCAACATTTCCACCCTCTGcacgtgcggcagcagcagctggtaCGGTGCGCAGTCTTCTCGCGGAAGAGCATCAGGAGCGCCAAGAGATAATAGAGGCACGTGGGCAGCACGTTGCAGCCGCCCTACTTCTCCTGGCCTCTAGCGAGAAGTTCCGTAGTTTCGCCTCTGCCTCGGTGTGTGGCATGAGGCTCTTGCCACAGCTTAGGAGCAATCTTGCATCGACAGCACGCCAGGCGCTAGACAACAGTGCAACCCGCATCCAGTCCGCATACCGAGGCTATCGTGTGCGTGCCATGCGCGCTAGGTCATGATAACGGCGAGAGACACGAGCAGGGCTATTGCTTGGttctcctctctcactctgTCTGAGGGACATTCTCTCTCGAGTAGCGCCTTCGTCCCGTGccttgcacacacgcatcatatatatatatatagtttTTGGTCTATGCGCTGTGAAGCACCTTTCCGCCTTCTAAAGAGAGGCGTGCATATGCGCGGGCGTCAGTGATGTACAAGAAGCTGTTGTCTTCATTGTCTTGcttgtattttttttttcgttatTTGGTGCCTCCGCCTGCGTGAGAGAAGTCGGCCtattttttgtttctcttccctcgctgccgctgcaacgCAGAGACAGCCGCGGTGAGCACATGGAAGACGCAGAAGGAAAAGCGAATGCACAGGTACACGCATCCTCTACGGCGTCATTTTGGGCACAGAGGCGCACCTGTTCTGCATAGGAGGTtgcggaggagagagtgaggCATGTGCTCCCCCTGCGCTATGTTTGATCCACGCCCTTCTCTTGAGCACTCGTGCAGGCGGCCAGAGGTGCCGGGCTACCCGCGTGCCGACATCTTTCGAGCCTGCACAGCTGCACAAACACCATCAAGCTGTCGCACACGGTGTCCCTGAAAAGTGCCTTCGGCCAGCGGCTTCTCTCTTGTCCTTGCTGACGCAGCGTGTTTGTCGCCGCCCCTCCTACTCGCTTTCGATTCTGCTCGGCCATATCTCTCAGCGTCTTCTCTTTGTCTCCTTACCACCCTCGCAGCAACGCTCGTCTTCTCCACACAAAGAGGCGAAGGAGTAAAAGGACGGAGCCGACTAGACCAACGCGCCCGCGTCTTTCCACAAGAACTGACCCGTAACGCACTTCATTAAGCGCCGCGGATAATGGCGACTCTCAAGGACGGCCGCTTTCTGTTCATCCATGCGGATCGACACAATCTACTCCTGGAGCAACCCGTGAAGGCGGTGGCTGTTTCTCCATCGTCGAACACGACCGcgacagccgcagctgccaaaggcggcgcggcggcggcatcgttACCTGCCTCTTCTGCCACTTTCCAACTTTTATACGGCGGAGTTGTGCACGCCTTCGCGTTGAATGCCACGCAGTCCCACATTGCGATGGTTTGCCCAGCCGGTagtgcggcagccgcgtcggccGCGGCCGGCCATCttcgcggcgacggcccAAGCACGGTGCTGCGACTCTTCTCCTTTACCCGTGGCGAGGTGGGCGAGCTGATCGACGAGCTTGTGACCGCAGAGGCGTGCGGCGTGGTATGGGTAGGAAATCGACACCTCGCGCTGGACGTGCGCCGATCCAGTGAATGCGTCCATAGCGAGGCACCCCCTTCGTCCTCATCCTCTTCACTGTCGTCGGCTCCTGCGACGTCTACCATCTTGATTGAAGTCACCAAAACACCGGAGAAGTTGAAATATGTGCGGCAGGAccaggcggcggcatcgccggtGTCTGTCCTGGGGTCCGTTCTCTGCGAAATACGCGTCGTCAAGCAGAGCCTTCGCTTCTGGGACTTGCAGAGGGAAAAGGTGATGCACGAGTGCGTATTGCCGAACCGCCGTCTCCGTCAGGGTAAGACCCgcgtggcggccgcagcgtgcAGCGACGGTCCGTTTGTGCTAGTGGTGAACGATGACTGGACGGTGCATGGCTTTCACGTGAGCAGGCGCTCCGTGCGAGAGCTGAAGCCGATGCTGTCACAGTTCGAGTCGCAATCAGTCAACGTCACCAACAACCGCGGCGGAAACGCGAAGGTGAGCGAGGCGAACAGCGAGGGccaggaggtggcggtggcaggagaaggggaggagcCTCCTATGTCGCCCCAGCCTGCCAAGAGCTCGGCACTCTCCCACAAACTCGCGCGCCCTCGCCTCTTCGCTCGTGCAATCAGCGACACGCAAGTGCTTCTGGCCCTCCAGGGATCCTCAACTATTTTGCAGTGCGCCTGCGAGCCGAAAGGCAGCCGCGATGAGGAATGGACTGTGGTCGCCAAGATGCGTTTGCCGCGGCGACTGCAGGCGACGTGCGAGGTGGTCGGACTCTCCCCTCGAAGGTGCCTCGTCCGTCAGTACGAACTAGcggagcgcagcgcgcagagCTCGACAGCGGCCGCTCCGTCAGACACACGGACGGGGGCGTCTGCGAACGGCCAGAAGACCGTCGCCTACTTTGTGGTACCCCTGGAAATGAAAGCGACTGGCAAGGCCTCCGTGGAGGTGGCCGTGGGCCCACCGGCGGTGACTGCTGTTCATGGCAGCTCAGTTACTACggaaagcagcgccgcggcgccgagggAGAGCACTGCAAGTGCAAAGAACGTGGAGACGTCGGCGACATCGGAGGTGGCCTCAGAGACGTCGCGGTCGGAGGGGAAGCGAAAGCGCAAGAAGAAGTCGGCCGCCGCAGTGAACGGCGACGCATCGGCGTCTGCAACGTCTCCGGCAGCCACATCTACAAGCACCGGTGGCACAGCGAATGAGCAGGGTGACGGTAGTGACCACGGCAACGCAGACAGTCCCTTGCAATGCGCCGTTAGAAGGCTGCTTGTGCATACTGGCATCGCCGGAAAGGGCCAGTTACACGGCACCTTTGCAAAAGAATCTGCAGAGAATGCTgcagacgccgacgccgcggctgccgctgcgcctccggAACGCGGACGCGAATGGTACTCTGCTGATGTGCTGATGAGCGCGGGAGGTGTGCTAGTGGGCGTTGTGTTGGGTGTGGTGCTAATGCGTCGCTTCTCACTCCTATAGCTGCCGCTTAGGAGAGAGATGGCAAAGTCTGCCGGCGACAAGGGTTGCGTGCCGTGAGGGGCTGTGAACCACGGCGAACCTGCGCGAGGGGTGTGCGCGCACTTACAGACTGCTTCAAGTGCGTGTTTGCCTTTTGATGACCGCGCCCCACGGCCGCGTGTGGAAGACGCTGACGCCTAAAGATAGTTTGGGTCTCCAATAGGGACGAATGAAGCAGCAGAAGGTAGGCttgaggagagagagaggacacATCGTTGGCAGAGCACTGTAGCAGAGGTGTGTTTCGAAGGCGGGCGATAAGGCCCCCCACAATGCAACAGCGATGTGTTTGTCGCTTCTTTGCactgccccttccccctcctcctcccgctttCTCGCTCCCAGACACAAGGGTGACAAGTAAGGGTGCGCCTGGTCGTACGAGCGGACGGCACTGCCGCGCTTCCCCTTCACCGTTGTCCACTCTTTTCGCAcatggccgcggcggcttctcCGTTGCATTTCTATACTTattccttcctctcctcaccTTTCCTTTCTGCCTGTCTCCTTGCCCACTGCTTCTCCTGAAATCGGCAAAGGAGCCTTGATCGCTATCCACCGCCAAGCCCGCAGGTGGATCTAAGAAGCACTTAACGAGCGAAATGTCCAGCCAAGAGTCCCTCAAGGCTGCGATGCGGGAGTCGCTGGAGGCGAACGGGACGATTAGCCGCATAAAGGCCGAGCTCCGCGCCGCCATCTTCGAGCGACTCTCTGACGTCACTACCAAAGGTGATGACAGGGCTGCGGAAAACCCACCTGTGCCTCCAGAGAACATGGTAATCAATGAGCTCATCAAGGAGTACCTCACCTTCAACGGCCTAGAGCACACGCTGGCTGTCTTTCAGCTCGAGGCTCGATCGCCGGACAGCCAAGTGCCGCGTCGCGTACTCGCGTCCGAGCTGAACATGGCTGCCGCCCCGTCGTCCGTCCCGCTGCTCTACGCCATGCTTCACGAGGCACGCCTCTCGAAAGATCTGGGACATTAGACGCCGTGagtgcgccccctcccctccccacgtGAATGCAGGTTGCGCGCTCGGTCTCTTTGACCTTCCCCGCTTGCACGTgcgccttctcttctttcAAACAGTGGAGATGAGGATGCGGTGACTTCTGCTCTCCcatgttgttgttgctgtttttcTTCGTGGGATCGGGTGTGCCACTCGCTGCGtcccgccgtcgccgaccaGCGGTGCTACGCAGACCTGTGcttgtgcctgcgtgtgcctgtggaGAAACAACAGAGAGAAGTGTTCATGGGATTCGTGTCTTTTCTgcacccctccctttccccccGGCGTGCTTGTCTTTTCTGGCCTCTCGTGCCGCTCCTCCACGGTGTGCTGTCTCTCTGCTAGACGACACTTCACCACTTCTGCAGTGGCGGTGGACGACGCGAGAAGAGAGGGTACGGAGaatggagggagggcagcGCATTGGTCGCGGGGCGAGGGATCACAAGCGACGCATGCACACCGACCCTACCGCGCTTTGGCTAATACACAGACGCCAAGGCACTTGCTCGTATGCTTGCATCGGGAACCTTCGCTCGCTTCCTCTTTCTGGCCCCTCCCCGTGCCCATCGTTGCTCACCATCTTGCGTTGCTCTTGTGCCACACACCGCGAGCGTTGGCACCCTCCCCTTCCGCCCtgcccttttttgttttgtttgtttccGCCCCTCCGTCTCGTCAGCTCTCATCAgctctccaccccccccNNNNNNcccccaccccccaccacacacacacacacgtgggccgcccctcccttccGCACTCCCGCGCACTTTTTACGTTTTGCCCTCAGCAGTCGCGGCAACATTAACAATGGGCAAGGAAGACAGAATGTACGACATTCTCTTCAACATGAAGTTTGCGTCGAAGCAGATGTCGAAGAGCGCCGCCGTGTCCGAaaaggcggcggagcgggagAAGCTGAACGTCAAGAAAGCGTTGGAGAAGGGCAACCCCGAGGCGGCCCGTATCTACGCCGAGAACGCGATTCGCAAGCGCAACGAGGGCCTGAATTATCTCCGTCTCGCCTCccgcctcgacgccgcctcgtcgcgcaTACAAACTGCCATGCAGATGAAGATGGTTACTAAGACTATGTCCACCACGGTGAAGGGCATGGACAAGATTCTCACCTCCATGGACCCCATGAAGATTGCAAAGGTGATGGACGCCTTTGAGCAGCAGGTCGGCGCGATGGACGTAAATCTGGGCACAATGGATGCTGCCTTCGAGAGCTCTTCAGCTGGCACGGTGCCGGTGGCCCAGGTAGACTCGTTGATGGAACAGCTGGCTGCGGAGAATAACATCGATCTTAGTGCGAAGCTTGGCAATGGACCGTTGGGTAGCAGCATTGCGATGCCCGCGCGAAAGCAGGATGTAGACGAAGACGACATTGCTGAGCGCCtcaaggcgctgcaggcgctgtaAGGTTAGACAGGGGTGAGTAGCCGAAGGGGTACGCATGCCTCGTGTCACAGTGAAtaaagtttttttttttcgggtGGGCAAGCGTGACAGCGATGTATTACGTGAGTAGGCTTGTCTGTCTTCCCCATCCTCCTCATCGCGGCATCTGTGGAGCTCACTCTTTCGCATCGAATGGCGTGCAGTTCTCGTGTCGTGTGCGATTTTCTGCGCTTTCACAGAAGCGACGACTGCCGGCGttgtcgtctctctctcgaacTCCATCGCAGCTGATCCATCTCTTTTTGCCCTTCACCACGCTTGCTTCCACCACTGACAGCGGCAGAATCGCTATAcggcttgtgtgtgcgtgtgcgtgttcgtACGGCTGCCGCGTAGTGACCGAAGATCTGAGCGAAAGGCTAAAGGgccagacacacacacacacacacacacacacacacNNNNNNNNNNNNNNNNNNNNNNNNNNNNNNNNNNNNNNNNNNNNNNNNNNNNNNNNNNNNNNNNNNNNNNNNNNNNNNNNNNNNNNNNNNNNNNNNNNNACTGTAGCGAAAGGACGAAGGACcgacgacacacacacacacacacacacacacacacacacacacacacacacacaaacaggcACTGACAGACGTAGAGCAACTCTTACTAGTCCACCAGAAAGTAGGCATGCCGGAGGTGCTCACGTAACGATCCACTTTCATGAGTCGGggcgagaagaggaggaagg
Proteins encoded in this region:
- a CDS encoding nucleolar GTP-binding protein, putative, whose translation is MTSVYNFKAITVVPTYKDFMDIVLSKTQRKTPTVVHKGYHISRIRQFYMRKVKFTQKTINEKLTYILQEFPRMDDIHPFYGDLMHVLYDRDHYKVALGQVGAVRHMVDNIGRDYVRLLKYGDSLYRCKQLKRAALGRMATACKKLNSALAYLEKVRQHMSRLPSIDPNARTLLVTGFPNVGKSSFMNKVTRADVEVQPYAFTTKSLFVGHTDYKYTTWQVIDTPGILDHSLEERNVIEMQAITALAHLRACILFFMDLSGQCGYSVEQQVSLFKSVGPLFTGKPVVVVFNKCDVCTIDDVSPAEQELIMDAIQEADAKWITTSTLTDVGVGDLKTVACDMLLAHRSEQKEGSGRYQAIQNRLYCATPKQRDELERPAFVPASVLQERATGEPPRQRRKTERDYEWENGGPGQYQRNERKTWDLENPEWVDDIIPDIMDGHNIYDNIDPDIHQRLLELEAEEEARLEDLELEASRKHEQYTLDSDTLEAVKFIKDKIKVLKMERAMKNPAIRRTHSQAMAIDKFNKRTGSQDARAKSIADGSGEVPTRKRGRSMSVAQEALIRDRSSSAHVSTKTTRSISGTCASRERSMSVNRGDGYRDVNEKLRAVKLSKVKARPLARQARKGEGDHHIPNLRPMHLFTGKVKSNGARDRR
- a CDS encoding vesicular protein trafficking mediator, putative — translated: MGKEDRMYDILFNMKFASKQMSKSAAVSEKAAEREKLNVKKALEKGNPEAARIYAENAIRKRNEGLNYLRLASRLDAASSRIQTAMQMKMVTKTMSTTVKGMDKILTSMDPMKIAKVMDAFEQQVGAMDVNLGTMDAAFESSSAGTVPVAQVDSLMEQLAAENNIDLSAKLGNGPLGSSIAMPARKQDVDEDDIAERLKALQAL